GGGCACCACCTGCTCCAGCGCCACGTGCGAGAGGCCGGCCACGGGGTAGGACAGCCAGGGCGAGGCCTGGGTCCACAGCAGCGTCAGGCCGATGACGCCGGCGAACGCCCACAGGGCAAAGCGCACCAGCACCGGGGGGCGCCGTGGCCCGGCGGCGGGGGCAGAGGGCGATGGGGATGGCTCGGGGGGCACGGCGTGGGACGGTCGGGGGTCAGCGCGGCGACAGGTCCAGCGACGCGCTGACCGTGCGCGTGCCGGCCGGCACGCGCACGGCAGGAGCGGGGCGCAGGGGCGGGGCCGGGGGTTCGTCGGGCGGGTTGCCGCCCTGGGCCGGCTGGTTCTTGGCGCCGGCGCGCACCCACAGCAGCCAGACGATGAGCACGTCCAGCATGATCAGGCCCTGCCAGAGAAATTCATGGGCGAAGTCGAAGACGTCCTTGCTCCACTGGCCCAGGTAGAACAGGCTGATCACGCGCACCACGTTCAGCGCCTGCACGGCGGCAAAGCCGGCGGCCAGCCCGACCAGCTTGTGCCGCCAGGTCGAGGGAAAGGCCATGACGGCGGCAAACAGCACGATGCAGGCCTCGATGCCGTTGCAGCCCGGCTCGATGGACACGCCAAAGCCCGTGACCGTGTTCCACAGCACCTTGCCCTGCGCCGCTGCGGTGCTGTCAAACCACATGACCAGCGCCGCGCAGATGCGCGCGAGCAGCGCCGTCCAGGGCAGCACGACGTGCTGCTGCACCCAGTTGAGCATGTTCAGGCCGAACAGCGAGAGCTGGAGCAACAGAAAGAGCAGGAAAAAGCGCAGCATGGAACGTTCAGGGCGAGCGCCGGAATTATCCACAGGCAGCCCCGCCGGCGGTCTTCCCCTTGCGGGGGCCCCGGGCGCCCTGCCGCCCCTTGCTATCAAAAAAAGAGCCCGTAACGCTTGCCTGACAAGCGCTACGGGCCTTTTTTGCCTTAAAAACGTGAAACGTCAGACAGTGTCAAGACCTCACACCAGCAAGGCATTCACCCGGCGCACGTAGGCGGCCGGGTCTTCGGGCAGGCCGCCTTCGGCCAGCAGGGCCTGGTCGAACAGGATCTGCGCCAGGTCGTGGAAGTGCACGCTGCCGTCGAGCTTTTTCACCAGCGGGTGCTCGGGGTTCACTTCCAGCACGGGCTTGGTCTGCGGCGCGCCCTGGCCGGCCTGCTTCAGGAGGCGCGCCAGCTGCATGCTCATGCCGTGGTCCTGCACCACCAGGCAGGCGGGCGAATCCACCAGGCG
The DNA window shown above is from Pulveribacter suum and carries:
- the xrtH gene encoding exosortase H, translated to MLRFFLLFLLLQLSLFGLNMLNWVQQHVVLPWTALLARICAALVMWFDSTAAAQGKVLWNTVTGFGVSIEPGCNGIEACIVLFAAVMAFPSTWRHKLVGLAAGFAAVQALNVVRVISLFYLGQWSKDVFDFAHEFLWQGLIMLDVLIVWLLWVRAGAKNQPAQGGNPPDEPPAPPLRPAPAVRVPAGTRTVSASLDLSPR